The Blochmannia endosymbiont of Camponotus sp. genome includes a window with the following:
- the asd gene encoding archaetidylserine decarboxylase (Phosphatidylserine decarboxylase is synthesized as a single chain precursor. Generation of the pyruvoyl active site from a Ser is coupled to cleavage of a Gly-Ser bond between the larger (beta) and smaller (alpha chains). It is an integral membrane protein.) gives MLEKIQVLLQYLLPKYWITYLLGLAASWKGGWITRYAIQLFIRIYKIDMKEFDNPNPSSYTTFNEFFTRKLRNNSRPIDTNLSTLVIPADGIITQIGKINQKNNTFQVKGIPYHLDGLLAGHDNIIDYFNDGSFVIIYIPPQNCHRVYMPCTGTLREVLYIPGDLFSVHPKITKNIPNIFSRNERVICLFETNFGYMAQILVGTIIVGSIETTWLGAITPPREGIVKHWRYPNTSDIEDAITLQKGDEMGSFKLGSTVINLFDNKKVILNNLLQPYDIARIGMPLAQGCNQEK, from the coding sequence ATGTTAGAAAAAATACAAGTTCTACTGCAGTACTTATTACCAAAATATTGGATTACTTATTTATTAGGACTAGCGGCCTCATGGAAAGGTGGATGGATAACACGTTATGCTATTCAATTATTTATTCGTATCTATAAAATAGACATGAAAGAATTCGATAACCCCAATCCATCCAGTTATACAACGTTTAATGAATTTTTTACTCGAAAATTGCGTAATAATTCTCGGCCTATAGACACCAATCTATCTACATTAGTTATTCCAGCTGATGGAATCATTACTCAAATAGGGAAAATAAACCAAAAAAATAATACATTCCAAGTAAAAGGAATTCCTTATCATCTAGACGGATTACTAGCAGGCCATGATAACATCATTGACTATTTTAATGATGGAAGCTTCGTTATCATTTATATACCTCCACAAAATTGTCATCGCGTCTACATGCCTTGTACGGGCACACTGCGTGAAGTGTTATATATACCCGGTGATTTATTTTCAGTGCATCCAAAAATTACAAAAAATATACCTAATATATTTTCTCGCAACGAAAGAGTTATCTGTCTATTTGAAACAAATTTTGGTTATATGGCTCAAATTTTAGTTGGAACTATAATAGTAGGAAGTATTGAAACTACATGGTTAGGTGCAATTACCCCACCACGAGAAGGTATTGTTAAACATTGGCGTTATCCGAATACTTCAGATATTGAAGATGCAATTACATTACAAAAAGGAGATGAAATGGGATCATTTAAATTAGGATCTACTGTTATTAATTTATTTGATAACAAAAAGGTTATTTTAAACAATCTATTACAACCATATGATATTGCTCGTATCGGAATGCCTTTAGCGCAAGGATGTAATCAAGAAAAATAA
- the orn gene encoding oligoribonuclease — MHDKNLIWIDLEMTGLNPEQDRILEIATIITDSELNILSEGPVIAIHQSESQLLLMNDWNVRVHSFTGLLEKVRSSKVDEIDASSLTVKFLKDWVPFKKSPICGNSIAQDRRFLFRYMPELESYFNHHYLDVSTIKELAIRWRPDLISGLKLHKTHRALEDIRESIIELMYYRKYFMKL; from the coding sequence ATGCATGATAAGAACTTAATATGGATTGATTTAGAGATGACTGGATTGAATCCAGAGCAAGACCGTATTTTGGAAATAGCTACTATAATTACTGATAGTGAATTAAATATTTTATCGGAAGGTCCTGTTATAGCGATACATCAATCTGAGTCTCAATTATTGCTAATGAATGATTGGAATGTACGTGTTCATAGTTTTACCGGATTATTAGAAAAAGTTAGATCTAGTAAAGTAGATGAGATAGATGCATCTAGTTTAACAGTAAAGTTTTTAAAAGATTGGGTGCCTTTTAAAAAATCACCGATATGTGGGAATAGTATAGCTCAGGATCGACGATTCTTATTTCGATACATGCCAGAATTGGAATCATATTTTAATCATCACTACTTGGATGTTAGTACTATTAAAGAATTAGCAATTCGTTGGAGACCAGATTTAATATCTGGATTGAAATTACATAAAACTCATCGTGCATTGGAAGATATTCGTGAATCTATTATAGAATTGATGTATTATCGAAAATATTTTATGAAATTATAA
- the tsaE gene encoding tRNA (adenosine(37)-N6)-threonylcarbamoyltransferase complex ATPase subunit type 1 TsaE, which translates to MKRYVLTLSDESKTLLLGATLASVCTRSCVVYLNGYVGSGKSVFCKGFLHALGHVGHINSPTYTLIESYILTHWRVYHFDFYRLTSSEELEYMGIRDYFDGYAVFLIEWPKKGMGFLPTEDIAVTMNYHDCTESRKVVIESFSNLGHRMLDDLLAYWKLHI; encoded by the coding sequence ATGAAAAGATATGTATTGACGTTGTCTGATGAATCAAAAACCTTATTATTAGGTGCTACATTGGCTTCTGTTTGTACGCGAAGCTGTGTAGTTTATTTAAATGGTTATGTGGGATCAGGAAAATCTGTTTTTTGTAAAGGATTTTTACATGCATTAGGACATGTCGGGCATATAAACAGTCCGACTTACACTTTGATTGAATCTTATATTTTAACGCATTGGCGTGTGTATCATTTTGATTTTTATCGGTTAACTTCTTCAGAAGAACTTGAATACATGGGAATTAGAGATTATTTTGATGGCTATGCTGTATTTTTGATAGAATGGCCAAAAAAAGGGATGGGATTTTTACCAACAGAAGATATTGCAGTAACAATGAACTATCATGACTGTACAGAATCCAGAAAAGTAGTTATAGAATCTTTTAGTAATTTAGGCCATAGAATGCTAGATGATTTATTAGCATATTGGAAATTGCATATATGA
- a CDS encoding N-acetylmuramoyl-L-alanine amidase — protein sequence MKLKYEIIFVMMILSKYLCIEPIMASTLSAISVTNNKNQSTIMLDCSVIPLYMIFSLGNPERIVIDLLTASKVEKDIFPINFNGSNLVRCIRTNTSINRQNIRIVLDLTCPSNIGTVTQKQIKENYRLILTIFKKKTLTVADNINLHEIPPIMVRKTRVHVNKVINHQKKIIDTQFKKNQDYKQVLSPIIVAIDAGHGGQDPGAMGRHGGIYEKNITINIAKKLKMLLDLDPSFKAVMIRDGDYFLSVMERSNLARKRGANVLISIHADSALNTNVRGASVWVLSDRRAKSEMIHLLQCSEKHSELLGGLGDILTSYCNDPYFSHLVLDLQFGYAKRVGYDIAVHVLHQLKNITPLHKNTPEYSSFAVLRSPDIPSILVETGFISNIKEEYLLVSNLYQEKIANALYKGLCSYFIKSQKKPLDSAQVKKTYVAAS from the coding sequence ATGAAGTTGAAATACGAAATAATTTTTGTAATGATGATCTTATCAAAATATTTATGCATTGAACCAATAATGGCGTCAACTCTTAGCGCAATCTCTGTTACAAATAATAAAAATCAATCTACGATAATGCTAGATTGTTCTGTTATTCCTCTTTATATGATATTTTCTTTGGGCAATCCAGAAAGAATTGTAATAGATCTTCTAACAGCATCCAAAGTTGAAAAAGATATATTTCCAATAAATTTCAATGGTTCTAATTTAGTTAGATGCATTCGAACAAACACATCCATTAATCGTCAAAATATACGTATAGTATTAGATTTAACTTGTCCCTCAAACATAGGAACAGTAACACAAAAGCAAATAAAAGAAAATTATCGTCTTATATTAACAATTTTTAAAAAGAAAACACTTACCGTAGCTGATAATATAAATCTTCATGAGATTCCGCCTATTATGGTTCGTAAAACTCGTGTGCATGTAAATAAAGTGATAAATCATCAAAAAAAAATAATAGATACGCAATTTAAAAAAAACCAAGATTATAAACAGGTATTATCTCCAATTATTGTGGCAATCGATGCCGGACATGGAGGCCAAGACCCAGGAGCGATGGGGCGTCATGGTGGGATATATGAAAAAAATATTACGATTAATATAGCTAAAAAGCTAAAAATGTTGTTGGATTTAGATCCGAGTTTTAAAGCCGTAATGATTCGTGATGGAGACTATTTTTTATCGGTTATGGAACGTTCTAATTTGGCGCGGAAAAGAGGAGCAAATGTTTTAATTTCTATTCATGCAGATTCTGCGTTAAACACTAATGTTAGAGGAGCGTCGGTTTGGGTATTATCTGATCGTCGCGCTAAAAGCGAAATGATACATTTGTTACAATGCAGTGAAAAACATTCAGAGCTATTAGGAGGATTAGGAGATATACTAACTAGTTATTGCAATGATCCATATTTTAGCCATTTAGTTTTAGATTTACAGTTTGGTTATGCTAAACGAGTAGGATATGACATTGCGGTGCATGTGTTACATCAATTAAAGAATATTACTCCTTTACATAAGAATACACCCGAGTATTCTAGTTTTGCTGTATTGCGATCTCCCGATATTCCATCTATTTTAGTAGAAACTGGGTTTATTAGTAATATAAAAGAAGAGTATCTACTTGTTAGTAATCTTTATCAAGAAAAAATAGCTAATGCTTTGTACAAAGGTTTATGTTCTTATTTTATAAAATCACAAAAAAAACCGTTAGATTCTGCGCAAGTAAAAAAAACATATGTTGCCGCAAGTTAA
- the miaA gene encoding tRNA (adenosine(37)-N6)-dimethylallyltransferase MiaA — protein sequence MGPTASGKTSVAVALKKRKIKIDIISVDSALVYRGMNIGTAKPVPEELKLAPHKLIDIRDPVECYSTADFCHDANNEIEKIIRSGNTPFLVGGTMLYFKNLLEGLFFLPKTNQKVRDDLEYEAKKIGWVNMYNLFKHVDPVAANKIHLNDHKRIIRALEIFFISGKTWTELKLTVSLKLKYQAYQFAIVPSSRDILNKRIEQRFYKMLEIGFEDEVSELFNRPDLHRKEVRSSISCVGYRQMWEYLSGEINYNQMIIKGICATRQLAKRQLTWLRKWPNLRWLCSDNLSAAIDSIAEILTKN from the coding sequence ATGGGTCCTACGGCTTCTGGAAAAACAAGTGTAGCTGTAGCTTTAAAGAAAAGAAAAATAAAAATAGATATCATTAGTGTTGATTCAGCTTTGGTATATCGTGGCATGAACATTGGTACAGCTAAACCTGTTCCTGAAGAATTAAAGCTTGCTCCTCATAAATTGATAGATATTCGTGATCCAGTTGAATGTTACTCAACAGCAGATTTTTGTCATGATGCAAATAATGAAATAGAAAAAATTATAAGATCTGGGAATACGCCTTTTCTAGTTGGAGGGACAATGTTATATTTTAAGAATCTACTAGAGGGTTTGTTTTTTTTACCAAAAACTAATCAGAAAGTTCGTGATGATCTAGAATATGAAGCTAAAAAAATAGGATGGGTAAACATGTATAATCTATTTAAACATGTTGATCCTGTTGCTGCTAATAAAATTCATTTAAATGATCATAAAAGAATAATTAGAGCATTAGAAATTTTTTTTATTTCTGGCAAAACATGGACAGAGTTGAAATTAACTGTTAGCCTCAAATTGAAATATCAAGCATACCAATTTGCTATTGTTCCATCAAGTCGTGATATTTTAAATAAAAGAATTGAACAACGGTTTTATAAAATGTTAGAAATCGGATTTGAAGATGAGGTTAGTGAATTATTTAATCGCCCTGATTTACATAGAAAAGAAGTAAGATCGTCTATTTCTTGTGTTGGTTATCGCCAAATGTGGGAATATTTATCTGGTGAGATTAACTACAATCAGATGATAATTAAGGGCATTTGTGCTACTCGACAACTTGCAAAACGGCAACTTACATGGTTACGTAAATGGCCAAATTTACGTTGGTTATGTAGTGATAATTTATCTGCTGCAATTGACAGTATTGCAGAAATATTAACTAAAAACTAA
- the hfq gene encoding RNA chaperone Hfq, whose translation MNKGQSLQDPFLNALRRERIPVFIYLINGIKLQGEIESFDKFVILLRNTVNQMIYKHAISTIVPSRLVPYYISRHS comes from the coding sequence ATGAACAAAGGTCAATCATTACAAGATCCATTTTTGAATGCATTACGTCGAGAACGTATTCCAGTTTTTATTTATCTAATAAATGGTATTAAATTACAAGGAGAAATTGAGTCTTTTGATAAATTTGTAATACTTTTAAGAAATACAGTGAATCAAATGATTTATAAACATGCTATATCTACCATTGTACCCTCCCGACTCGTCCCATATTACATAAGTCGTCATAGTTAA
- the hflX gene encoding ribosome rescue GTPase HflX gives MYDLNFFNKQAILVHTIFSKKKEDENFNLKEFLSLASTARIRIQSILTSNCKTCNNKYFIGTGKVLELEQMVKNNPASVILFNCILSPHQERNLMHLLQCKIIDRNQLILNIFAQRARTYEGKLQVKLAQLRHLNSRLVHEWSHLERQKGGIGLRGGSGEMQLESDRRLLRKEITQILLRLKKIENQREQNRRHRFRIGVPTVSLVGYTNAGKSTLFNIMTESHVYTAGKLFATLDPTCRRIVYKGGSNIILSDTVGFIQNLPQGLISSFKATLQETIQATLLLHVVDVSNERFEQNINTVHYILNGMNIHNTPILLVMNKIDRLKKLVPRIDRDYDNRPIRVWISAQDNLGISLLIQALNELLLNNMISYELRMPINNDLCQKLYRLQVVKQYWVEDNNYVRLKIYLSSIDWCRLLKNNKLLTDYII, from the coding sequence TTGTATGATTTAAATTTTTTTAATAAACAAGCTATATTAGTTCATACGATTTTTTCCAAAAAAAAAGAAGATGAAAATTTTAATTTAAAAGAATTTTTATCTTTAGCTTCTACAGCAAGAATACGAATTCAAAGTATTCTTACTAGTAATTGTAAAACTTGCAATAATAAATATTTTATTGGGACTGGAAAAGTATTAGAGCTTGAACAAATGGTTAAAAATAATCCCGCATCTGTTATATTATTCAATTGTATTTTATCTCCTCATCAAGAACGTAATCTTATGCATTTATTACAATGCAAAATAATTGATAGAAATCAATTAATTCTTAATATTTTTGCGCAACGTGCACGTACGTATGAAGGTAAATTACAGGTAAAATTAGCCCAATTACGTCATTTAAATTCTCGTTTAGTACATGAATGGAGTCATCTTGAACGTCAAAAAGGAGGTATTGGTTTACGAGGTGGATCAGGGGAGATGCAATTAGAAAGTGATCGTCGTTTATTGCGTAAAGAAATTACTCAAATCTTATTGCGTCTAAAAAAAATAGAAAATCAAAGAGAACAAAATAGAAGACATCGGTTTAGAATTGGAGTACCTACTGTTTCTTTAGTAGGATATACAAATGCTGGAAAATCTACTTTATTTAATATAATGACTGAATCACATGTTTACACAGCAGGAAAATTATTTGCTACTCTCGATCCTACATGTAGACGCATTGTATATAAAGGAGGGTCTAATATTATATTATCAGATACGGTAGGTTTTATTCAAAATTTACCACAAGGCTTGATATCTTCTTTTAAGGCAACTTTACAAGAAACAATACAAGCAACATTATTATTACATGTTGTAGATGTCTCTAATGAAAGATTTGAACAAAATATCAACACAGTACATTATATTTTAAATGGTATGAATATCCATAATACTCCCATACTTTTAGTGATGAACAAAATAGATCGATTAAAAAAACTAGTACCACGTATTGATCGGGATTATGATAACCGTCCAATACGAGTATGGATATCTGCTCAAGATAATTTAGGTATTTCTTTATTAATACAAGCCCTTAATGAGTTGTTATTAAATAATATGATTTCTTATGAATTGCGAATGCCTATAAATAATGATTTATGCCAAAAATTATATAGACTGCAAGTTGTTAAACAATATTGGGTTGAAGATAATAATTATGTTAGATTAAAAATATATTTATCTTCTATAGATTGGTGTCGTTTGTTAAAAAATAATAAATTATTAACAGATTATATTATTTAA
- the hflK gene encoding FtsH protease activity modulator HflK, protein MIFNFFNNYKYIHDPWGDHDKNDVNSSSSKNKSKFNILDPDKCLNKINDKLNIFSNKNKDIEKFSKNKNFFIILILIIIVFVWIFSGLYTIKEAERGVILRFGKYHHLVQPGLNWKPTFFDVVIPVNVESVRELAASGMMLTSDENVVRVEMNVQYRVTEPKNYLFNVIDADDSLRQATDSALRGVIGKYNMDRILTEGRTVVRSDTRRVLEKTIHPYNMGITLLDVNFQTARPPEEVKAAFDDAIAARENEQQYIREAEAYANEVQPRANGQAQRILEEGRAYKARTILEAQGEVQRFSKILPEYKAAPEITRERLYINSMERVLSNTRKIFINLKNTQNVLLLPSGQVKKIKNNNDKVEYSDSIDNTDDTFNFKKVCATNDSDTDHSQLISKSNQLSCHANTIAEKKVLDQRQANTQRVNVVRKGRES, encoded by the coding sequence ATGATTTTTAATTTTTTTAATAACTATAAGTATATTCATGATCCATGGGGAGATCATGATAAAAATGATGTAAATAGTTCTTCTTCCAAAAATAAATCTAAATTTAACATATTAGATCCGGATAAATGCTTAAATAAAATAAATGACAAACTAAATATATTTAGCAATAAAAATAAAGACATAGAAAAATTTTCTAAAAATAAAAATTTTTTTATAATTTTAATATTGATTATTATTGTTTTTGTATGGATTTTTAGTGGTTTATATACTATTAAAGAAGCAGAGCGTGGAGTAATTTTAAGATTTGGAAAATATCATCATTTAGTACAACCAGGATTAAATTGGAAGCCTACTTTTTTTGATGTTGTAATTCCAGTAAATGTAGAATCGGTACGTGAATTAGCAGCGTCTGGTATGATGTTGACTTCAGATGAAAATGTAGTTCGAGTAGAGATGAACGTGCAATATCGTGTAACTGAGCCTAAAAATTATTTGTTTAACGTTATTGATGCTGATGACAGTTTGCGTCAAGCTACTGACAGCGCATTGCGAGGAGTTATTGGTAAATATAATATGGATCGTATTTTAACTGAAGGGCGTACAGTGGTTCGTAGTGATACTCGAAGAGTTTTAGAGAAAACGATACATCCTTATAATATGGGTATTACTTTATTAGATGTAAACTTTCAAACAGCTCGTCCACCAGAAGAAGTAAAAGCAGCGTTTGATGACGCTATTGCCGCTAGGGAAAATGAACAACAGTATATTCGTGAAGCTGAAGCTTATGCTAATGAAGTACAACCACGTGCCAATGGACAAGCACAACGTATCTTAGAAGAAGGTCGTGCATATAAAGCGCGCACTATTTTAGAAGCGCAAGGAGAAGTACAAAGATTTTCAAAAATTTTGCCAGAATATAAAGCAGCTCCTGAAATTACTCGCGAACGACTATATATAAATTCTATGGAGCGTGTGTTGAGTAATACTAGAAAAATATTTATAAACCTAAAAAATACCCAGAATGTATTATTATTACCTTCAGGTCAAGTAAAGAAAATTAAAAATAATAACGACAAAGTTGAATATTCTGATAGCATTGATAACACTGATGATACTTTTAATTTTAAAAAAGTATGTGCTACTAATGATTCTGATACCGACCATTCACAATTAATATCAAAAAGTAATCAACTGTCTTGTCATGCAAATACTATAGCTGAAAAAAAAGTTTTAGATCAAAGACAAGCTAATACACAACGTGTTAATGTTGTGCGTAAAGGGAGAGAGTCATAA
- the hflC gene encoding protease modulator HflC, translated as MIRNVFSFVICIIVVVLFFSLFTIEEGHKGIILRFGKVLRDMDNNPLIYNPGLHIKIPFIETIKILDSRIQTMDNQADRFVTMEKKDLIIDSYIKWRISDLSRYYLATGGGDISQAEVLIKRKFSDRLRSELGRLNVQGIVTDSRNRLMTDVRASLNHGTSGEEALTSHSNNIKNFNFNSEKYDISEHKQYRVSNVVNPNSMAALGIEIVDVRIKQINLPTEVSDAIYQRMRAERDAVARRHRSQGREEAEKLRATADYEVTRTLAEAKRQSLIIRGEADAETAKLYATTFNEDPSFYALIRTLRAYENSFKKNNNDLMVLSTETDFLRFMQSPQVLPSVNN; from the coding sequence ATGATACGAAATGTTTTTTCATTTGTTATATGTATAATAGTAGTAGTGTTGTTTTTTTCTTTATTTACAATAGAAGAGGGGCATAAAGGCATTATATTACGTTTCGGTAAAGTATTACGCGATATGGATAACAATCCATTAATCTATAATCCTGGATTACATATAAAAATTCCATTTATTGAGACAATAAAAATTTTAGATTCACGTATTCAAACTATGGATAATCAAGCAGATCGCTTTGTTACTATGGAAAAAAAAGATTTAATTATTGATTCTTATATTAAATGGCGTATCAGTGATTTAAGTCGATATTATTTAGCAACAGGAGGGGGTGATATTTCCCAAGCAGAGGTATTAATAAAACGAAAATTTTCTGATAGATTGCGATCGGAATTAGGCAGATTAAATGTTCAAGGTATTGTAACAGATTCACGAAATAGATTAATGACTGATGTACGCGCATCATTAAATCATGGCACATCAGGAGAAGAAGCGCTGACATCACACTCTAACAATATTAAAAATTTTAATTTTAATTCAGAAAAATATGATATCTCAGAACATAAACAATACCGTGTTTCCAATGTAGTCAATCCAAATAGCATGGCTGCATTGGGTATTGAGATAGTAGATGTGCGGATTAAGCAAATTAATTTGCCAACAGAAGTATCTGATGCAATTTATCAGCGTATGAGAGCAGAACGTGATGCTGTTGCTAGACGCCATAGATCCCAGGGACGAGAAGAGGCAGAAAAACTACGTGCTACTGCAGATTATGAGGTAACACGTACTTTAGCAGAAGCTAAACGTCAGTCTTTAATTATTAGGGGAGAAGCTGATGCAGAAACTGCTAAATTATATGCCACTACTTTCAATGAAGATCCATCATTTTACGCGTTAATACGTACCCTGCGTGCATATGAAAATAGTTTTAAGAAAAATAATAATGATCTCATGGTATTAAGCACAGAAACTGATTTTTTACGTTTTATGCAATCACCCCAAGTTCTGCCAAGTGTTAACAATTAA
- a CDS encoding adenylosuccinate synthase, producing the protein MVRSVVILGAQWGDEGKGKIVDLLTSQVQYVVRYQGGHNAGHTIVVGQKKITLHLVPSGILHNHVTTVIASGVVISPVSLIKEIEMLKKSDISTCKRIFISASCPLILSYHVAMDLARENCQASETIGTTGCGIGPAYEDKIARRALRVGDLYNIENLKNKLQDIINYYNFQLVHYYKVKPIDYHVVLDEVISTSDILIDMIVDVPELLDDAIKRGNAVIFEGAQGSLLDVDHGTYPYVTSTHTIAGSASVGVGIGIGCIDYILGVVKAYSTRVGFGPFPTELSNDIGNWLCMKGNEIGSTTGRRRRTGWFDAVAVRYSVKINSFFSCCLTKLDVLDGLEEIKICIAYRKKNGEVIYNFPCSLEELENLEPIYETLPGWQKSTVGITAFHQLPKEAQYYIRRIEEIIGIPINIISTGSERSAIIVLCNPFNS; encoded by the coding sequence ATGGTTAGAAGTGTTGTTATATTAGGAGCTCAATGGGGCGATGAAGGTAAAGGAAAAATAGTTGATTTGTTAACTTCACAAGTGCAATACGTAGTGCGTTATCAAGGAGGGCATAATGCTGGTCATACTATTGTAGTAGGCCAAAAAAAAATTACTTTGCATTTGGTTCCTTCTGGTATTTTACATAATCATGTAACTACTGTTATTGCTAGTGGGGTTGTAATATCGCCGGTATCTTTAATAAAAGAAATAGAAATGCTGAAAAAATCAGATATATCAACGTGTAAACGTATATTTATTTCTGCATCCTGTCCTTTGATATTGTCTTATCATGTAGCAATGGATTTAGCTAGAGAAAATTGTCAAGCTTCTGAAACTATTGGTACTACAGGGTGTGGTATTGGGCCAGCTTATGAAGATAAAATAGCGCGACGTGCGTTACGAGTGGGTGATTTATATAATATAGAAAATCTTAAAAATAAACTACAAGATATAATCAATTATTATAATTTTCAATTAGTTCATTATTATAAAGTGAAACCTATTGATTATCATGTGGTTTTAGATGAAGTGATATCAACATCTGATATATTAATTGATATGATTGTTGATGTTCCAGAATTATTAGATGATGCTATAAAACGAGGAAATGCAGTTATATTTGAAGGAGCTCAGGGTAGTTTACTAGATGTTGATCATGGAACATATCCTTATGTTACATCCACGCATACTATTGCTGGAAGCGCAAGTGTTGGTGTAGGGATTGGGATCGGGTGTATTGATTATATTTTAGGTGTTGTAAAAGCGTATTCTACTCGTGTTGGATTTGGCCCTTTTCCTACAGAGCTATCGAATGATATAGGTAACTGGTTATGTATGAAGGGAAATGAAATTGGATCCACTACTGGGCGTCGTCGTCGTACTGGTTGGTTTGATGCAGTAGCGGTACGATATTCTGTAAAAATTAATTCTTTTTTTTCGTGTTGTTTAACAAAACTTGATGTTTTAGATGGTTTGGAAGAAATAAAAATCTGTATTGCGTATCGTAAGAAAAATGGAGAAGTGATATATAATTTTCCATGCTCTTTAGAAGAATTAGAAAATTTAGAGCCGATATATGAAACGTTACCCGGATGGCAGAAAAGTACAGTAGGTATTACGGCATTTCACCAACTGCCTAAAGAGGCGCAATATTATATTAGACGTATAGAAGAAATTATTGGAATTCCTATAAATATTATTTCTACTGGTTCAGAACGTTCAGCAATAATAGTATTATGCAATCCGTTTAATTCTTAA
- the rlmB gene encoding 23S rRNA (guanosine(2251)-2'-O)-methyltransferase RlmB, producing MIELVYGIHAVKSVLDNNSKQILSVYIIQKSRDLRLKSLIDQLKQCKINIKKCDRQKLDIKSQGGLHQGIVAEIVQKYCMKENDLSSFLIKCKTMPLLVILDGITDPRNLGACLRSADAAGAHIVIAPRNRSARLNGTVRKVASGSVENIPFMQVTNLIRTLQLLQENNIWIVGTIMQSKRLIFNTELIKPLAFVMGSEGKGIRRLTQKYCDELITIPMLGAATSLNVSVATGICLFEALRQRGKYK from the coding sequence ATGATCGAATTAGTGTACGGTATACATGCTGTAAAATCTGTTTTAGATAATAATTCAAAACAGATTTTATCTGTGTATATTATACAGAAATCTAGAGATTTGCGTTTAAAATCATTAATTGATCAATTAAAACAATGTAAAATTAATATTAAAAAATGTGATCGTCAGAAATTAGATATTAAATCGCAAGGAGGATTACATCAAGGCATTGTTGCTGAAATAGTTCAAAAGTATTGTATGAAAGAAAATGATTTGTCTAGTTTTTTAATAAAATGTAAAACTATGCCATTATTAGTGATATTAGATGGCATTACTGACCCACGTAATTTGGGTGCATGTTTACGATCTGCAGATGCAGCCGGAGCGCATATAGTTATTGCGCCCCGTAATCGATCAGCTCGTTTAAATGGGACAGTTAGAAAAGTAGCTAGTGGTTCTGTAGAGAATATACCTTTTATGCAAGTAACTAATTTGATTAGGACATTGCAATTACTTCAAGAGAATAATATTTGGATTGTTGGTACTATAATGCAATCTAAACGTCTTATTTTTAATACTGAATTAATTAAACCATTAGCTTTCGTAATGGGTTCTGAAGGAAAAGGTATTCGTCGTTTGACTCAAAAATATTGCGATGAATTAATTACTATTCCAATGTTAGGAGCTGCTACATCATTGAATGTTTCAGTGGCTACAGGAATATGTTTGTTTGAAGCGTTAAGACAACGCGGGAAGTATAAATAG
- the rpsF gene encoding 30S ribosomal protein S6 → MRHYEIVFMVNPDCSEQISSIINNYTEIIINSKGKINRIENWGRRQLAYPINKFSKAYYILLNIEVSQNIMKELNNAFRFNNLIIRSMIMRTKCAISDPSPMMKRKEENQERRVSNT, encoded by the coding sequence ATGCGTCATTATGAAATAGTTTTTATGGTTAATCCTGACTGCAGTGAACAAATATCTAGTATAATTAATAATTATACAGAAATAATTATAAATTCTAAAGGAAAAATTAATCGTATTGAAAACTGGGGACGTCGTCAATTAGCTTATCCAATTAATAAATTTAGTAAAGCTTATTATATATTACTGAATATAGAGGTATCGCAAAATATTATGAAAGAATTAAATAATGCTTTTCGTTTTAATAATCTTATCATACGCAGTATGATCATGCGAACTAAATGTGCAATATCTGATCCCTCTCCTATGATGAAGAGGAAAGAAGAAAATCAAGAGCGCCGTGTTAGTAACACGTAG